From a single Crateriforma spongiae genomic region:
- a CDS encoding O-antigen ligase family protein: MGRAADPAVTPNAPASASPWVLSAGLGLMTFTLVFAHYFPADSTAVESGDALWVCLLAILVGWAGWWSASEDITAEQDSPVQVLGRRRRNRIPDLLIFTVAAWIVLAAWQTSPPGNLRMASNEAWWWVAAAVWWTGTRRLTAGRVGIRRLLILIIITISLAGAVEGLHQQWISLPADRARYAADPESVLAEVGIDAPPGSAQRMAFENRLNDGGPIGTFALANSFAAQLLVGLVLSVAVLVRSWNTLGNLHRAVGLGGWAILVLALVATGSRSGMASGVLASLAAGWLSLNPSGRQNKVKSIADQQDSGATSSSGTASPPEDQVRPNKQGSWQPVVIGIGVLMVVTLTAVVAFGRGEWVRQAPMSLAFRFQYWRSTAAMALDHPWFGAGPGNFQSLYERYREPSANEQIAEPHNFLMETLGAGGFIAAALLIIWLLSLLASQRHSSAPENCHGESPPSETRNQHVVLGGFLVGVMLCVMSRWVIGASPAFEAVLASFVLAGGWFVAMRSFVQVDWDDAFVSSVGRVAIAGLLLHLTVSGGWTVPGVALAGWTLGALAFPSQLVPRSAVSVDPDSRSRWDPPRLAIGVIGLVLVCGIGFGSIRPVTQAARLSRQAEFSLMDGRVDQAWRLLNQAVDADPWDFRAALSAADASHWRLILAAPSQVGVDPQTDRVTDASAEVQQRHRQWKSMVDTTLRRSGVSPSVRRALAGQSLHVYQRFGFADDLSFAAELLNQSTAASPSHQWHWAQLAAVRQAMGDQAGAKTAADTADTLSKLGNNYQRWLDRQFIYLPKVVGDEANFGPQTAPASEVLQNLLDENVVSAKISKSSHSDSQPES, from the coding sequence ATGGGTCGCGCGGCCGATCCAGCCGTCACGCCTAACGCCCCCGCATCCGCTTCACCGTGGGTCTTGTCGGCCGGGCTTGGCTTGATGACGTTCACACTGGTCTTCGCACATTACTTTCCGGCCGACAGCACGGCCGTTGAATCGGGCGATGCTTTGTGGGTCTGCCTGTTGGCCATCTTGGTCGGTTGGGCGGGATGGTGGTCGGCGTCCGAAGACATCACCGCCGAACAAGATTCACCCGTTCAAGTTTTGGGTCGGCGCCGCAGGAACCGGATCCCCGACCTGCTGATCTTCACTGTCGCCGCATGGATCGTCTTGGCAGCCTGGCAAACGTCGCCACCGGGTAATCTTCGCATGGCCAGCAATGAAGCTTGGTGGTGGGTGGCGGCAGCAGTCTGGTGGACCGGCACGAGACGACTGACCGCGGGGAGAGTGGGCATCCGTCGTCTGCTGATTTTGATCATCATCACCATCAGCCTGGCGGGCGCGGTTGAGGGCCTGCATCAACAGTGGATCAGCCTGCCGGCTGACCGTGCCCGTTACGCGGCCGATCCCGAAAGTGTGCTGGCCGAAGTCGGGATTGACGCACCGCCGGGGTCCGCCCAGCGGATGGCGTTTGAAAATCGCTTGAACGATGGCGGCCCGATCGGCACCTTTGCTTTGGCCAATTCGTTCGCCGCACAATTGCTGGTCGGCCTCGTGCTGTCGGTCGCCGTTTTGGTTCGATCTTGGAATACCCTTGGGAATCTTCACAGGGCGGTCGGTCTTGGAGGTTGGGCAATCCTGGTATTGGCACTGGTTGCCACGGGCAGTCGCAGCGGCATGGCATCGGGAGTGCTGGCATCGTTGGCCGCCGGCTGGCTATCCCTGAATCCGTCCGGTCGTCAAAACAAAGTTAAAAGTATCGCTGACCAGCAAGACTCCGGTGCAACGAGCAGTTCCGGAACAGCCAGTCCGCCGGAAGACCAGGTCCGCCCGAACAAGCAGGGTTCTTGGCAGCCCGTGGTGATCGGTATCGGCGTGTTGATGGTGGTCACGCTGACAGCGGTCGTCGCCTTTGGGCGTGGTGAATGGGTTCGCCAAGCCCCGATGTCATTGGCATTTCGATTCCAGTACTGGCGAAGCACTGCCGCAATGGCTCTGGATCACCCCTGGTTTGGTGCAGGACCTGGGAACTTTCAGTCCTTGTATGAACGCTATCGCGAACCGTCGGCGAACGAACAAATCGCCGAACCCCATAACTTTTTGATGGAAACACTGGGGGCCGGTGGGTTCATTGCGGCGGCACTGCTGATCATCTGGTTGCTTTCACTGCTGGCATCCCAAAGACACTCGTCTGCACCGGAGAATTGCCATGGCGAATCGCCCCCCAGTGAAACACGTAATCAGCATGTTGTCTTGGGTGGCTTTCTGGTCGGTGTGATGCTGTGCGTGATGTCGCGCTGGGTTATCGGAGCATCTCCCGCCTTCGAAGCCGTTTTGGCCTCGTTTGTTTTAGCCGGAGGCTGGTTCGTCGCGATGCGTTCTTTTGTGCAAGTCGACTGGGATGATGCGTTTGTCAGTTCCGTTGGTCGGGTTGCCATCGCCGGTCTCTTGCTGCACCTGACGGTTTCCGGCGGCTGGACCGTCCCGGGCGTCGCCCTGGCGGGTTGGACGCTGGGCGCTTTGGCGTTTCCATCACAATTGGTGCCACGTTCCGCCGTGTCGGTGGATCCTGATTCGCGTTCAAGGTGGGATCCCCCGCGGCTTGCGATCGGGGTGATCGGATTGGTGTTGGTTTGCGGAATCGGTTTCGGGTCGATTCGCCCGGTGACGCAGGCCGCACGGCTTAGCCGACAGGCAGAATTCAGTCTGATGGACGGCCGTGTCGACCAGGCTTGGCGTTTGTTGAATCAAGCGGTGGATGCCGACCCTTGGGATTTCCGTGCCGCTCTTTCGGCCGCCGACGCATCCCATTGGCGGCTGATCTTAGCCGCCCCGTCGCAGGTTGGTGTTGATCCCCAAACGGACCGTGTGACCGACGCGTCGGCGGAGGTGCAGCAGCGTCATCGACAATGGAAAAGCATGGTCGACACCACGCTTCGTCGAAGTGGCGTTTCACCGTCGGTGCGTCGCGCCTTGGCCGGTCAATCGCTGCACGTGTATCAGCGTTTCGGTTTTGCGGACGATTTGAGTTTCGCTGCTGAACTGCTGAACCAATCCACCGCGGCCAGTCCGTCGCACCAGTGGCACTGGGCACAACTGGCGGCGGTTCGCCAGGCGATGGGGGACCAAGCGGGTGCCAAAACGGCTGCGGACACTGCGGACACGTTGTCCAAGCTGGGCAATAATTATCAACGCTGGCTGGACCGCCAATTCATTTACCTTCCCAAAGTGGTGGGGGACGAGGCGAATTTTGGTCCTCAAACGGCACCAGCCAGCGAAGTGCTGCAGAACCTTCTGGACGAAAACGTCGTATCAGCAAAAATCTCGAAGTCTTCCCACTCCGATTCACAGCCCGAATCATGA
- a CDS encoding glycosyltransferase family 2 protein, whose product MNDTALAVEPPPATTQHRRLDLAIVVPTFNEQDSLQALHDAITESVDDAGITTEIIFVDDGSSDQSWLRIEQLVAKSSRTHGVKLRRNFGKAAALEAGIAASTGRVIITMDADLQDDPQEIPRFMQQIDQGLDVVSGWKKVRHDPWHKVWPSRVFNRLVSGLTGVQLHDHNCGFKAYRREVFDEVRLYGERHRFVPVLAAERGWKVGEIVVQHHARPFGQSKYGVSRILKGFLDLLTIYFITSFGKRPLHLIGGVGVVCFAVGAIGMLYMSMMWVLSRTFASIDVLHLHETAIFYYCILAVLLGAQFMLAGLLAELIVSQQPGRRPAASVAKRVGFRRDESPDHRQHSTETPSNES is encoded by the coding sequence ATGAACGATACCGCTTTGGCCGTCGAGCCACCGCCGGCCACCACCCAGCATCGACGCCTCGATTTGGCAATCGTGGTGCCCACCTTTAACGAACAAGACTCGTTGCAAGCCCTGCACGATGCGATCACTGAATCGGTCGACGACGCCGGCATTACGACCGAAATCATCTTTGTCGACGACGGATCATCCGACCAGTCGTGGCTACGCATCGAACAACTGGTCGCCAAGTCGTCGCGAACGCATGGGGTCAAGCTGCGTCGCAATTTTGGCAAAGCAGCAGCCTTGGAAGCCGGCATCGCGGCATCGACCGGGCGAGTGATCATTACGATGGACGCGGACTTGCAAGATGATCCGCAAGAAATTCCGCGGTTCATGCAACAGATCGATCAAGGTCTGGACGTCGTCAGCGGGTGGAAGAAAGTTCGTCACGATCCCTGGCACAAAGTCTGGCCCAGCCGAGTCTTCAATCGCTTGGTCAGTGGTCTGACTGGCGTGCAACTTCATGACCACAACTGTGGTTTCAAAGCCTATCGCCGTGAAGTCTTTGACGAAGTCCGGCTGTACGGTGAACGCCATCGATTCGTCCCCGTGTTGGCCGCTGAACGTGGTTGGAAAGTGGGCGAAATCGTCGTTCAGCACCATGCGCGCCCGTTCGGACAAAGCAAGTACGGTGTCTCGCGAATCTTGAAGGGATTCCTGGATCTGCTGACGATCTATTTCATCACCTCCTTTGGCAAGCGCCCGCTGCACTTGATCGGCGGGGTTGGGGTGGTGTGTTTTGCCGTCGGTGCCATCGGCATGTTGTACATGTCAATGATGTGGGTCCTGTCACGGACGTTTGCTTCGATCGACGTCCTGCACCTGCATGAAACGGCGATCTTTTACTACTGCATCTTGGCGGTCTTGCTGGGTGCCCAATTCATGCTGGCTGGACTGTTGGCCGAATTGATCGTCAGCCAGCAACCCGGTCGTCGCCCGGCAGCCAGCGTCGCCAAACGCGTCGGCTTTCGCCGCGACGAATCGCCCGATCACAGACAACATTCCACCGAAACGCCATCGAACGAATCGTAG
- a CDS encoding lysylphosphatidylglycerol synthase domain-containing protein, whose amino-acid sequence MSSPIDSETRPPKRNFKPLIRWTRRLVFVLVLVGLAAAGRKAVQQWQAEVRSAEIRLSELDRQIQSISVHSGDDATLAALRLQRTSVAKSVPRVSNLRWGYIALGACCYALSLMPPGLLLRRAVLAMGQSCRPGVAVAAQLIGHLGKYVPGKAMVVVLRADVMRRQGVAVVPAGIAVFIETLLMMAVGASLGGLIICFLPAPAWMRWAALAVAAVATLPTVPPILNRAVDRVARSRSACGDNPSNPLNHWDAGLFFAGWGYSLLAWIGIAAAFTFLVVAIPHGPPDSDPAVWLESPQTVDFAGLALASAASISLAMVIGFASLIPGGAGVRELVLTTLLAPLVGPAAALLSAIAARVVFLVVECAMALAAQTWLRFRVDASSTMGPDQTTAPSASTDTA is encoded by the coding sequence TTGTCCAGCCCGATCGATTCCGAAACTCGCCCTCCAAAACGCAACTTCAAGCCGCTGATCCGGTGGACCAGACGCTTGGTGTTCGTGCTGGTCCTGGTGGGCTTGGCGGCGGCCGGTCGAAAAGCTGTCCAGCAGTGGCAAGCGGAGGTTCGATCGGCCGAAATTCGCCTAAGCGAACTGGACCGCCAGATTCAATCCATCAGCGTTCATTCGGGTGACGATGCGACGTTGGCTGCGCTGAGGCTGCAGCGAACCAGTGTCGCGAAATCCGTTCCCCGTGTCTCCAATCTGCGCTGGGGTTATATCGCTCTGGGTGCCTGCTGTTATGCATTATCACTGATGCCGCCCGGCTTGCTGTTACGACGCGCCGTTTTGGCAATGGGACAATCGTGCCGCCCCGGGGTCGCGGTGGCTGCCCAATTGATCGGTCATTTGGGCAAGTACGTTCCTGGCAAAGCGATGGTAGTCGTCTTGCGCGCCGACGTGATGCGTCGGCAGGGCGTTGCGGTGGTCCCCGCCGGAATCGCGGTGTTCATCGAAACGTTGTTGATGATGGCCGTGGGCGCCAGTTTGGGCGGTTTGATCATTTGCTTCCTTCCCGCCCCCGCGTGGATGCGATGGGCGGCCTTGGCCGTGGCCGCGGTGGCAACGCTTCCGACGGTGCCGCCAATTTTGAACCGAGCGGTCGACCGAGTCGCCCGGTCGCGTTCCGCGTGTGGCGACAATCCGTCCAACCCGCTGAATCACTGGGACGCCGGATTGTTTTTCGCCGGATGGGGCTACAGCCTGCTGGCATGGATCGGCATCGCGGCCGCGTTCACGTTTTTGGTTGTCGCGATCCCGCACGGCCCGCCGGATTCGGATCCCGCGGTCTGGTTGGAATCGCCCCAGACGGTCGACTTTGCCGGATTGGCGTTGGCCAGTGCCGCATCGATCAGTTTGGCGATGGTGATCGGATTTGCGTCACTGATCCCCGGAGGTGCAGGCGTGCGTGAATTGGTCCTGACAACCCTACTGGCACCGCTGGTCGGCCCCGCCGCCGCACTCTTGTCGGCGATTGCGGCTAGAGTTGTATTTTTGGTCGTCGAATGCGCGATGGCGTTGGCCGCGCAGACTTGGCTGCGTTTTCGCGTGGATGCGTCATCAACGATGGGTCCCGACCAGACGACCGCACCTTCCGCCTCCACGGACACGGCATGA
- a CDS encoding AI-2E family transporter, producing MKDSDDPADPTPSASSGDVDGGDAIDRDADTGKTSSDPTADRPVSTVGTHHSAASSLFNSFPSLSRIMSVVVLVMVIIAVGLLFYKVMAGFFVPLFLAVLLVVIFRPVHMWILHRMGNRPRTAAAITTGLILTIVLMPLLLLVVVAVGQFASVLKQIDAGSLKRAIERGREQTALAVPHPEYFRRLDEIVIRLQSSEPQRIETSEVLQAKDILGSLQNDESISQSARDAATPAAVSAAESLDELLSEIKGWQNREFDDPVARSYVEDLDLMARLQQLSDDAGSKTRRWMQEVLGGSIWGPIRLAANLSDDEIDRMILSTRDTLQPWFVQFTSRTGGFLVTLGIGTLIMVISVYFFLIDGPGMVHTLMRLSPMDDNYERRLLMEFDRTSRAVVLASVLSALAQGVLAAIAYFFLGFSGSVVLLFLATTVMALVPFLGAASVWVPCVVWLGLVERQWGQAIFLLIYGTLVISSIDNVIKVFVLHGRSQLHPLLALLSVLGGVGVFGPIGILVGPMVVVFLQTLLEILNHELAKGDFHIRPSDGADETTA from the coding sequence ATGAAGGATTCTGACGACCCGGCCGATCCAACCCCGTCGGCCTCCTCCGGCGACGTCGATGGCGGGGACGCGATCGATCGTGATGCGGACACCGGCAAGACATCATCCGATCCGACGGCCGACCGCCCCGTTTCGACGGTGGGGACGCACCATTCGGCGGCCTCCAGCCTGTTCAACAGCTTTCCATCGCTGTCGCGGATCATGTCAGTGGTGGTGTTGGTGATGGTCATCATCGCCGTTGGTTTGTTGTTCTACAAAGTCATGGCGGGATTCTTCGTCCCGTTGTTCCTGGCCGTCTTGCTGGTCGTGATCTTTCGCCCGGTGCACATGTGGATTCTGCACCGGATGGGTAATCGTCCGCGGACCGCCGCGGCGATCACCACCGGGTTGATTCTGACCATCGTGTTGATGCCGTTGCTGTTGCTGGTGGTCGTCGCGGTCGGACAGTTTGCTTCAGTGTTGAAACAAATCGACGCGGGCAGTTTGAAGCGGGCGATCGAACGAGGCCGCGAGCAAACGGCTTTGGCGGTGCCGCATCCCGAATATTTCCGCCGCCTGGATGAAATTGTCATCCGGTTGCAGTCCAGTGAGCCACAGCGAATTGAAACGTCGGAGGTCTTGCAGGCCAAAGATATCCTGGGGTCGCTGCAAAACGATGAATCAATCAGCCAGTCGGCACGCGACGCCGCCACACCGGCCGCGGTGTCCGCCGCCGAGTCGCTGGATGAATTGTTGAGCGAGATCAAAGGCTGGCAGAACCGGGAATTTGACGATCCCGTTGCCCGGTCCTATGTCGAAGATTTGGATCTGATGGCCCGTCTGCAACAACTAAGCGACGACGCAGGATCCAAAACCCGACGGTGGATGCAGGAGGTTCTGGGGGGATCGATCTGGGGTCCCATCCGCTTGGCGGCCAACCTGAGTGATGACGAAATCGACCGGATGATTCTTAGCACTCGAGACACGCTGCAACCCTGGTTTGTTCAGTTTACCAGTCGCACCGGCGGGTTTTTGGTGACTCTGGGGATTGGCACCCTGATCATGGTCATCTCGGTCTACTTTTTCTTGATCGATGGTCCAGGGATGGTCCACACGCTGATGCGGCTAAGTCCCATGGATGACAACTACGAACGTCGACTGTTGATGGAATTTGATCGGACCAGTCGTGCCGTCGTGCTGGCATCGGTGCTAAGCGCACTTGCCCAGGGCGTCTTGGCGGCAATCGCGTATTTCTTTCTGGGGTTTTCCGGTTCGGTCGTGCTGCTGTTCTTGGCGACCACGGTCATGGCCCTGGTGCCGTTCCTTGGGGCGGCGTCCGTTTGGGTGCCCTGTGTGGTTTGGCTGGGGCTGGTAGAACGCCAATGGGGGCAAGCCATCTTTCTATTGATCTATGGCACCTTGGTGATCAGTTCGATTGACAACGTCATCAAAGTCTTCGTTTTGCACGGGCGGTCACAGCTGCACCCGCTGTTGGCACTGCTCAGTGTGCTCGGCGGCGTCGGCGTCTTCGGTCCCATCGGAATCCTGGTCGGTCCCATGGTCGTGGTGTTCCTGCAAACCCTGTTGGAGATTCTGAATCACGAATTGGCCAAGGGCGACTTTCACATTCGGCCGAGCGATGGGGCGGACGAAACCACCGCGTAG
- a CDS encoding carboxypeptidase-like regulatory domain-containing protein, translated as MQRLFFVPLLALLGMITPAFAVQLTRNHLTSNQWVRSTADGHLVGRIVLPTENGTSQAVEAAALALTGPAGQTVTVQTDETGRFQFDNVAPGVYALTARGEGIFAVSAMHVVANDAAGYPEEVELAAANVDHEMVKMALVRYLPASAQRNSSTMDSVDLEKLAARVIGEGFSRVAQDNGGMSGQIHMAGAEGGELKAAPSMNVFVLRNGAEVARAVTDENGQFHIDALTPGQYSLMAVGTAGLGLTGFELVDENEIDRTTSVSSNGETLVGLLGHHCCPQFEMQCAPAPEVVTCVEEVVVETVPACCEEEIIISDEVISETPIGGEIVDCGFGTSACGCGGGGGGYAGGYGGYGGGGGYGGGWGGGLAALAGIGAIAAIADDNDGNNFPFVPVPPPVSPASP; from the coding sequence ATGCAACGGCTTTTCTTCGTTCCTTTGCTGGCACTGTTGGGCATGATCACGCCCGCATTCGCAGTGCAGCTGACGCGGAACCATCTGACTTCGAATCAGTGGGTGCGATCCACCGCTGATGGGCACTTGGTCGGACGAATTGTTCTGCCCACCGAGAACGGAACGTCGCAAGCCGTCGAGGCTGCGGCGCTGGCGTTGACCGGACCTGCCGGCCAAACCGTCACGGTTCAAACGGACGAAACCGGACGCTTCCAGTTCGATAACGTCGCCCCCGGCGTTTATGCCCTGACCGCACGCGGCGAAGGCATCTTCGCGGTTAGCGCGATGCACGTCGTTGCGAATGACGCGGCTGGGTATCCCGAAGAAGTTGAACTGGCCGCGGCCAACGTTGACCACGAAATGGTCAAGATGGCGTTGGTTCGGTACTTGCCCGCCAGTGCACAGCGTAACAGCAGCACCATGGACAGCGTCGATCTGGAAAAGCTGGCCGCTCGCGTGATCGGCGAAGGCTTTTCGCGGGTTGCACAGGACAACGGTGGGATGAGCGGTCAAATTCACATGGCAGGTGCCGAAGGCGGCGAGCTGAAGGCCGCACCGTCGATGAACGTTTTTGTTCTGCGTAACGGTGCCGAAGTCGCTCGAGCCGTCACCGACGAGAACGGCCAGTTCCATATTGACGCGTTGACCCCGGGTCAGTACTCGCTGATGGCCGTCGGAACCGCCGGTCTGGGACTGACCGGTTTCGAATTGGTCGACGAAAACGAAATCGATCGCACGACCTCGGTCAGCAGCAACGGTGAAACCCTGGTGGGTCTGCTGGGACATCACTGTTGCCCCCAATTCGAAATGCAATGTGCACCGGCTCCCGAAGTCGTCACTTGTGTCGAGGAAGTCGTTGTAGAAACAGTTCCGGCTTGCTGTGAAGAAGAAATCATCATCAGCGACGAAGTGATCTCCGAAACGCCGATCGGCGGTGAGATTGTTGACTGTGGCTTCGGTACCTCCGCCTGTGGCTGCGGTGGCGGCGGCGGCGGATACGCTGGTGGATACGGCGGCTACGGTGGTGGCGGCGGATACGGCGGCGGATGGGGCGGTGGCCTCGCTGCACTGGCCGGTATCGGTGCGATCGCCGCGATCGCTGACGACAACGACGGGAATAACTTCCCCTTCGTTCCGGTTCCCCCGCCGGTCAGCCCCGCATCGCCGTGA
- a CDS encoding carboxypeptidase-like regulatory domain-containing protein yields the protein MKSASLAVGAALLFCSSVFAQGSGLRQWVRLTDDGRLQGEVMIPQNGNIDQAVSRADVRLVDVNGRVWEAKSSTKGRFTLRDVPPGAYALSARGENVWGIAAVHVIASDASDSAVYPTTAALSVASIDRALVQQAVGRYVSAASTGQDPMASVDLTRLSKQVAAGVSSRVRRIGGKLHGRVYLPGAVGDKLMPAVDTNIFIFREGAEAARAVTDLDGKFEIEELPPAAYALVAARSTGVAVVGFELVDGSDKQARSSASSKAQLVSYFAEPIADELVVQLAPPGTIDPVVDTSDDGPSDGTDDAIEDEVVEEGFGSALTIPPGTYVAPSGAGGGGGFVGGGGELIGLAAIAAIAAASDDNDNNQPFVPVPPPVSPASP from the coding sequence ATGAAATCCGCATCGTTGGCTGTTGGTGCAGCCTTGTTATTCTGCAGCAGCGTGTTTGCCCAAGGCAGCGGGCTGCGGCAGTGGGTCCGCCTGACCGATGACGGTCGCCTGCAGGGGGAGGTGATGATTCCGCAAAACGGAAACATCGACCAAGCCGTCAGCCGTGCGGATGTTCGCCTGGTCGACGTCAATGGTCGGGTTTGGGAAGCCAAATCCAGTACCAAAGGACGGTTTACGCTGCGTGATGTCCCGCCGGGGGCTTACGCCTTGTCGGCACGTGGTGAAAACGTCTGGGGAATCGCCGCGGTCCACGTGATCGCCTCGGATGCAAGCGATTCGGCCGTGTATCCCACGACGGCCGCCCTCAGCGTTGCATCGATTGATCGCGCATTGGTTCAGCAAGCGGTCGGACGTTACGTCAGTGCCGCGTCGACCGGCCAAGACCCGATGGCATCGGTGGATTTGACGCGTTTGTCGAAGCAAGTCGCCGCCGGAGTGTCGTCGCGAGTCCGCCGTATCGGAGGCAAGCTGCACGGCCGCGTTTATCTTCCAGGGGCTGTTGGCGACAAGCTGATGCCCGCGGTCGACACGAACATCTTTATCTTCCGCGAAGGTGCCGAAGCGGCCAGAGCCGTGACCGATTTGGATGGCAAGTTCGAGATCGAAGAATTGCCGCCGGCTGCCTACGCTCTGGTTGCCGCTCGTTCCACCGGTGTTGCCGTTGTTGGTTTTGAATTGGTCGATGGCAGCGACAAACAGGCACGAAGCAGTGCATCTTCGAAAGCCCAACTGGTGTCATACTTCGCCGAGCCGATCGCGGATGAGTTGGTGGTTCAATTGGCACCTCCCGGCACCATCGACCCGGTAGTCGACACATCGGACGACGGACCGAGCGACGGGACCGATGATGCCATCGAGGATGAAGTCGTTGAGGAAGGTTTCGGTTCGGCTTTGACGATCCCACCGGGAACCTACGTCGCCCCCAGCGGCGCGGGCGGTGGCGGCGGATTCGTCGGTGGCGGCGGTGAATTGATCGGCTTGGCCGCGATTGCGGCGATCGCTGCGGCATCTGACGACAATGACAACAACCAGCCGTTTGTGCCGGTTCCTCCACCGGTCAGCCCCGCGTCGCCCTGA
- a CDS encoding phenylacetate--CoA ligase family protein, whose product MSTAESGVDPEIQKKVSEARDRLNEHTLKTVHWHFSDDTGSPFWLEKKRELNFDPLTDVKGFDDLKKFPHFEDEWLRGGPVTRWVPKGHQGKPTYVFETGGTTGIPKSRVVIEDHWKDYELFSDTLPEKYFPKGANWLMLGPSGPRRLRLAVEHLAQHRGGICFCIDLDPRWVVKLIKKGWMEHLEEYKKHCIDQAITILTAGHDVKCMFATPKLLESLGEALEERGTSLGECGITGIFSGGTEFTPQWTRFCVEELLDGPPEESGIYMTPTYGNTLMGLACSKPVTASDGYKISYYAPQPRAVTEVVQFEDYDSVVGYGETGRVKLYTLTDEFFVPGFMERDEGEREMPFDTYPWDGVSGVRPFHELASATTVGVY is encoded by the coding sequence ATGAGTACTGCCGAATCTGGCGTGGATCCCGAGATCCAAAAGAAGGTGTCTGAAGCCCGTGACCGCTTGAACGAACACACCCTGAAGACTGTTCATTGGCACTTCAGCGACGATACCGGCAGTCCGTTTTGGTTGGAAAAGAAACGCGAACTGAACTTCGACCCGCTGACCGACGTGAAGGGCTTTGATGATTTGAAGAAGTTCCCGCACTTCGAGGACGAATGGTTGCGTGGCGGCCCGGTGACTCGCTGGGTACCCAAGGGCCATCAAGGCAAGCCGACCTACGTTTTCGAAACGGGCGGCACGACGGGGATCCCAAAGAGCCGCGTGGTGATTGAAGACCACTGGAAGGATTACGAGCTGTTCAGTGACACCCTGCCGGAAAAATACTTTCCCAAGGGCGCGAACTGGTTGATGCTGGGACCCAGCGGACCCCGGCGTTTGCGATTGGCCGTGGAGCACCTGGCGCAGCACCGTGGCGGGATTTGTTTCTGTATCGATCTGGATCCCCGCTGGGTGGTCAAGCTGATCAAGAAGGGCTGGATGGAACACCTGGAGGAATACAAGAAACACTGCATCGACCAAGCGATCACGATCCTGACGGCGGGTCACGATGTGAAGTGCATGTTTGCAACGCCAAAGTTGTTGGAATCTCTGGGCGAAGCTCTTGAAGAGCGTGGGACTAGTTTGGGCGAATGTGGCATCACCGGAATTTTTTCCGGCGGCACCGAGTTCACGCCCCAGTGGACGCGATTTTGTGTTGAAGAATTGCTGGATGGGCCGCCGGAAGAAAGTGGCATCTACATGACCCCGACCTATGGCAACACACTGATGGGGTTGGCATGCAGTAAACCGGTCACTGCCAGTGATGGTTACAAGATCAGCTACTATGCACCACAGCCACGTGCGGTCACCGAAGTTGTCCAGTTCGAGGATTACGATAGCGTGGTAGGCTACGGCGAAACCGGTCGCGTGAAGCTTTACACATTGACTGACGAGTTCTTCGTCCCCGGGTTCATGGAACGTGACGAAGGCGAACGCGAAATGCCGTTTGATACGTATCCCTGGGACGGTGTCAGCGGAGTGCGGCCGTTTCATGAATTGGCCAGCGCGACGACCGTCGGCGTCTACTAA